In one Desulfoferula mesophila genomic region, the following are encoded:
- a CDS encoding M23 family metallopeptidase, with translation MAKKINVMIFPDEGTDRVKRLCLPRFLMWFFVVALGGSLSLAGYWYYRYQDATAQQPVYQADGNLYTRQQAQITAFAQRLADMNEQISSLKSFNERLRQMANLDRPGQKDDIFGVGGRESDAGGAGVRLASTRTERQLQTMQRDLDRLNADSETERMLQRHLAKFLEDRRSILAATPSLWPVRGWVTSGFGMRASPFGKGKKFHSGLDISTRRGTPVIAPAGGVVTFAGWEGGFGRMLAINHGHGIVTRYAHLQKIKVKLGEKVERGQSIGSVGNTGRSTGPHLHYEVLLSGVPTNPMYYILD, from the coding sequence GTGGCAAAAAAAATAAACGTAATGATCTTCCCCGACGAGGGAACCGACCGGGTCAAACGACTCTGCCTCCCTCGTTTTCTCATGTGGTTTTTCGTTGTCGCCTTGGGCGGCTCGTTGAGCTTGGCCGGTTATTGGTATTATCGCTACCAAGACGCGACGGCCCAGCAACCCGTGTACCAGGCCGACGGGAACCTCTACACCCGCCAACAAGCCCAAATTACCGCCTTTGCCCAGCGCCTGGCGGACATGAACGAGCAAATCAGCAGCCTCAAGTCCTTCAACGAGCGCCTGCGGCAGATGGCCAACCTGGACCGGCCCGGCCAAAAGGACGACATCTTCGGCGTGGGCGGTCGTGAAAGCGACGCCGGCGGAGCCGGGGTGCGCCTGGCCTCCACCCGCACCGAGCGCCAGTTGCAGACCATGCAGCGCGACTTGGACCGCCTGAACGCCGATAGCGAAACCGAGCGGATGCTGCAGCGCCATCTGGCCAAGTTTTTGGAAGACCGGCGCTCCATCCTGGCCGCCACCCCCTCCCTGTGGCCGGTGCGCGGTTGGGTCACCTCCGGCTTCGGCATGCGCGCCTCGCCCTTTGGCAAGGGCAAAAAGTTCCACTCCGGCTTGGACATCTCCACCCGGCGCGGCACCCCGGTCATCGCCCCGGCGGGCGGGGTGGTCACCTTCGCGGGCTGGGAGGGCGGATTCGGCCGCATGCTGGCCATCAACCACGGCCACGGCATCGTCACCCGCTACGCCCACTTGCAAAAGATCAAGGTCAAGCTGGGAGAAAAAGTGGAGCGGGGACAGTCCATCGGCTCGGTAGGCAACACCGGGCGCTCCACCGGACCCCATTTGCACTACGAGGTGCTGCTGTCGGGGGTTCCCACCAACCCCATGTATTACATCTTAGATTGA
- the secA gene encoding preprotein translocase subunit SecA, which translates to MLGKFLSKIVGSKNDREMKHLQPLVEAVNAQEPSMEAKSDAELAALTPAFKERLAAGETLDDLLPEAFAAVREAGRRTIGQRHYDVQLIGGIVLHQGKIAEMKTGEGKTLSATLPVYLNALTGRGVHVVTVNDYLAKRDAGWMGKIYRFLGLTVGCIVHGLDDDQRQEAYGADVTYGTNNEFGFDYLRDNMKFDLAELVQRDYAYAIVDEVDSILIDEARTPLIISGPAEKSTQLYVQIDRLIPRLSKETHYTIDEKTRTASLTEEGVSRCEELLKVDNLYDPRYMELLHHLTQALKAHTLFKRDVDYIVKDGEVVIVDEFTGRLMPGRRYSEGLHQALEAKEKIKVKSENQTLATITFQNYFRMYDKLAGMTGTADTEAEEFAKIYKLDVVVIPTNREMVRKDHPDSVYRTQVEKYEAAVQEIKALHSKGQPVLVGTVSVERSELLAARLKRLGVPHTVLNAKQHAKEAEIVAQAGRKGAVTISTNMAGRGTDIILGGNPEAMAVKDADPQEDPEAYAQALKKYQAQCADEREQVLAAGGLHILGTERHESRRIDNQLRGRSGRQGDPGSSRFYLSLEDDLLRLFGSDRIKGIMGKLGMEEGEPIEHNLISKAIENAQRKVEGRNFEIRKQLLEYDDVLNKQREVIYAQRRAAMTGEGVHDSVLEMMDEIAEQVVDAYADDHVPAAEWDAKGLSDAVGNAFGFLPDLGEMAEHDAESLIQRVSEQAKSLYDRKGQLYGPETMEQLERWILLDRVDSLWKDHLLNMDHLKEGIGLRGYGQKDPLREYQREGYEMFAQMVERIKSETVGALMRVQIASEEDVQALAPEEDIPLAYSGGDGGAPEPAQREGKKVGRNDPCPCGSGKKYKKCCGLKQ; encoded by the coding sequence ATGTTAGGCAAATTCCTATCCAAGATAGTAGGCTCCAAGAACGACCGCGAGATGAAACATCTCCAGCCCCTGGTGGAAGCGGTCAACGCCCAGGAGCCTTCCATGGAGGCCAAGAGCGACGCCGAACTGGCCGCCCTTACCCCCGCCTTCAAGGAGCGCCTGGCCGCCGGCGAAACCCTGGACGACCTGTTGCCCGAGGCCTTCGCCGCGGTGCGCGAGGCCGGCCGGCGCACCATCGGCCAGCGCCACTACGACGTGCAGCTCATCGGCGGCATCGTCCTGCACCAGGGCAAGATCGCCGAGATGAAGACCGGCGAGGGCAAGACCCTTTCGGCCACCCTGCCGGTGTACCTGAACGCCCTCACCGGGCGCGGCGTGCACGTGGTCACGGTGAACGACTACCTGGCCAAGCGCGACGCCGGTTGGATGGGCAAAATCTACCGCTTCCTGGGTCTCACCGTGGGCTGCATCGTGCACGGCCTGGACGACGACCAGCGCCAGGAGGCCTATGGGGCCGACGTCACCTACGGCACCAACAACGAGTTCGGCTTCGACTATCTGCGCGACAACATGAAGTTCGACCTGGCCGAGCTGGTGCAGCGCGATTATGCCTACGCCATCGTGGACGAGGTGGACTCCATCCTCATCGACGAGGCGCGCACCCCGCTGATCATTTCCGGCCCGGCCGAAAAATCCACCCAGCTCTACGTGCAGATCGACCGGCTCATTCCTCGCCTGAGCAAGGAAACCCACTACACCATCGACGAAAAGACCCGCACCGCCAGCCTCACCGAGGAAGGCGTGAGCCGCTGCGAAGAGCTCCTCAAGGTGGACAACCTCTACGACCCGCGCTACATGGAGCTTCTTCACCACCTAACCCAGGCGCTCAAGGCCCACACCCTGTTCAAGCGGGACGTGGACTACATCGTCAAGGACGGCGAGGTGGTGATCGTCGACGAGTTCACCGGACGGCTCATGCCCGGACGGCGCTACTCCGAGGGCCTGCACCAGGCCCTGGAGGCCAAGGAAAAGATCAAGGTCAAGAGCGAAAACCAGACCCTGGCCACCATCACCTTCCAGAACTACTTCCGCATGTACGACAAGCTGGCGGGCATGACCGGCACCGCCGATACCGAGGCCGAGGAGTTCGCCAAGATCTACAAGCTGGACGTGGTGGTGATCCCCACCAACCGGGAGATGGTGCGCAAGGACCACCCGGACTCGGTGTATCGCACCCAGGTCGAGAAGTACGAGGCCGCGGTCCAGGAGATCAAGGCGCTGCACTCCAAGGGCCAGCCGGTCCTGGTGGGCACGGTGAGCGTGGAGCGCTCGGAGTTGCTGGCCGCCAGGCTCAAGCGCCTGGGGGTGCCCCACACGGTGCTCAACGCCAAGCAACACGCCAAGGAGGCCGAGATCGTGGCCCAGGCGGGGCGCAAGGGCGCGGTGACCATCAGCACCAACATGGCCGGGCGCGGCACCGACATCATCCTGGGAGGCAACCCCGAGGCCATGGCCGTCAAGGACGCCGACCCCCAGGAAGATCCCGAGGCCTACGCCCAGGCTCTGAAGAAATATCAGGCCCAGTGCGCCGACGAGCGCGAACAAGTGCTGGCCGCGGGCGGCCTGCACATCCTGGGCACCGAGCGCCACGAGAGCCGCCGCATCGACAACCAGCTCCGGGGCCGTTCCGGCCGCCAGGGCGACCCCGGTTCCAGCCGCTTCTACCTGAGCCTGGAAGACGACCTGCTGCGCCTGTTCGGCAGCGACCGCATCAAGGGCATCATGGGCAAGCTGGGCATGGAAGAGGGCGAGCCCATCGAGCACAACCTCATCTCCAAGGCCATCGAGAACGCCCAGCGCAAGGTGGAAGGGCGCAACTTCGAGATCCGCAAGCAGCTCTTGGAGTACGACGACGTGCTCAACAAGCAGCGAGAGGTGATCTACGCCCAGCGGCGCGCGGCCATGACCGGCGAAGGGGTGCACGACTCGGTGCTGGAGATGATGGACGAGATCGCCGAGCAGGTGGTGGACGCCTACGCCGACGACCACGTGCCCGCCGCCGAATGGGACGCCAAAGGCCTGAGCGACGCCGTGGGCAACGCCTTCGGGTTCCTGCCCGACCTGGGCGAGATGGCCGAGCACGACGCCGAGAGCCTGATCCAGCGGGTGAGCGAGCAGGCCAAGAGCCTCTACGACCGCAAGGGCCAGCTTTACGGCCCGGAGACCATGGAGCAGCTGGAGCGCTGGATCCTCTTGGACCGGGTGGACAGCCTGTGGAAAGACCACCTGCTCAATATGGACCACCTCAAGGAGGGCATCGGCCTCAGGGGCTACGGCCAAAAGGACCCCCTGCGCGAGTATCAACGCGAGGGCTACGAGATGTTCGCCCAGATGGTGGAGCGCATCAAGTCCGAGACCGTGGGGGCTCTGATGCGGGTGCAGATCGCCAGCGAAGAGGACGTGCAGGCCCTGGCCCCGGAGGAAGACATCCCCCTGGCCTATTCCGGCGGCGACGGCGGCGCGCCCGAGCCCGCCCAGCGCGAAGGCAAAAAGGTGGGGCGCAACGACCCCTGCCCCTGTGGCAGCGGCAAGAAATACAAGAAATGCTGCGGCCTTAAACAATAG
- a CDS encoding TldD/PmbA family protein — MDLDRQVELARKALEAQGAREWEIAAVHSESVSIGVRGQEVDAFQQSTSSGLALRVVSDERLGFAYVIGGDPQGIERAAAEAMASAQASDPEPGISLSGPVDQLPQVEVFDPELAADPVEAKVARAKQVAAAALEADPRVVHVQPAEFDSAVSTLRLLTSRGLDFTHQGTTASAGALAMAAQDGEQEMGWESHSARFLSEIDPQALGREAGRRAAAFLGARPVNDGRYDVVLDNSVAAQFLGLLAASLTGDSLLKGRSLLAGKEGSRIVSPLVSLVDDGTLPRGLGSAALDDEGVPMRRKALVERGVLKGFIFDRLWGARQGQGSTGNGMRGSLKGPPGVDFSNLFLEPGQASPQELEGRLERGLVICDIMGGHTADPVSGEFSFGAAGFLVEKGERVRPVKSIAIAGQVLELFQAVAEVGSDLRFFGRKGSPSLLISRMSVSGS; from the coding sequence GTGGATTTAGATCGTCAAGTGGAGTTGGCCCGTAAGGCCCTGGAGGCCCAAGGGGCCCGGGAGTGGGAAATCGCGGCGGTGCACAGCGAGAGCGTATCCATCGGGGTGCGCGGCCAAGAGGTGGACGCCTTCCAGCAATCCACCTCCAGCGGTTTGGCCCTCCGGGTGGTCAGCGACGAGCGCCTGGGCTTCGCCTATGTAATCGGCGGCGATCCCCAGGGCATCGAGCGGGCCGCGGCCGAGGCCATGGCTTCGGCCCAGGCCAGCGACCCCGAGCCGGGCATCAGCCTGTCGGGCCCGGTGGATCAGCTTCCCCAGGTGGAGGTTTTCGACCCCGAGCTGGCCGCCGACCCGGTGGAGGCCAAGGTGGCGCGGGCCAAGCAGGTGGCCGCCGCCGCCCTGGAGGCCGACCCCCGGGTGGTGCACGTACAGCCCGCCGAGTTCGACTCGGCGGTGAGCACCCTGCGCCTGCTCACCTCCCGCGGCCTGGATTTCACCCACCAAGGCACCACCGCCTCGGCCGGAGCCCTGGCCATGGCCGCCCAGGACGGGGAGCAGGAGATGGGCTGGGAGAGCCACAGCGCCCGCTTCCTGTCCGAGATCGACCCCCAGGCCCTGGGCCGCGAGGCGGGTCGGCGGGCGGCGGCCTTTTTGGGGGCCAGGCCGGTGAACGACGGCCGCTACGACGTGGTTCTGGACAACTCGGTGGCCGCGCAATTTTTGGGCCTGTTGGCGGCGTCGTTGACGGGCGACTCCCTGCTCAAGGGCCGTTCGCTCTTGGCGGGCAAAGAGGGCAGCCGGATCGTCAGTCCCCTGGTGAGCCTGGTGGACGACGGCACCCTGCCCCGGGGCCTGGGCAGCGCGGCCCTGGACGACGAGGGGGTGCCCATGCGCCGCAAGGCCCTGGTGGAGCGGGGAGTGCTCAAGGGCTTCATCTTCGATCGCCTGTGGGGGGCGCGCCAGGGCCAGGGCAGCACCGGCAACGGCATGCGCGGCTCTTTGAAGGGCCCGCCGGGGGTGGATTTCTCCAACCTGTTCCTGGAGCCGGGCCAGGCCTCGCCCCAGGAGTTGGAGGGGCGCCTGGAGCGCGGCCTGGTGATCTGCGACATCATGGGCGGCCACACCGCCGACCCGGTGAGCGGCGAGTTCAGTTTCGGGGCGGCGGGATTTTTGGTGGAAAAGGGGGAGCGGGTGCGCCCGGTGAAGTCCATCGCCATCGCCGGACAGGTGCTGGAGCTGTTCCAGGCGGTGGCCGAAGTCGGCTCTGACCTGAGATTTTTCGGCCGCAAGGGCTCGCCCAGTCTGCTCATCAGCCGCATGTCGGTCAGCGGATCGTAA